The Verrucomicrobium spinosum DSM 4136 = JCM 18804 genome includes a region encoding these proteins:
- a CDS encoding ROK family protein, with protein MDLIGIDIGGTNIKAGLFDSETGQFLERATLPTNDGIMVDGVPAWAEAVKTLIAGFEGARGRSAIPVGISAPGLAARNGQTIQWMRGRMAGLEGFTWAAFLGREVQVLNDAHAALLGEVWKGAAEGSRDVVMLTLGTGVGGAVISDGRLLRGHLGRAGHLGHITVNFIGPGDIVGTPGSLEDAVGNATVALRTQGGYQNTRELLEAVQRGDGMARAVWEKSMHALAAGMVSLINAFDPRDIILGGGIAAGAWELVMAGVRPHLNASEWCPTGERVRIVQAKLGEWAGAYGAAKTARLGGVARSDP; from the coding sequence ATGGATCTCATTGGAATCGACATTGGCGGCACCAACATCAAGGCCGGACTTTTTGACAGTGAAACGGGTCAGTTTCTGGAGCGCGCCACCTTGCCCACGAATGATGGGATCATGGTGGACGGAGTGCCCGCCTGGGCTGAGGCCGTGAAGACTCTGATCGCAGGCTTCGAAGGTGCCAGAGGCCGCTCTGCGATACCGGTGGGAATCTCGGCGCCTGGACTGGCGGCCCGTAACGGGCAGACCATCCAGTGGATGCGAGGACGCATGGCGGGGCTGGAAGGCTTTACCTGGGCTGCTTTTCTGGGCCGGGAAGTGCAAGTGCTCAACGATGCGCATGCTGCCTTGTTGGGAGAGGTCTGGAAAGGGGCCGCAGAGGGATCACGCGATGTGGTGATGCTGACCCTGGGTACGGGCGTAGGGGGAGCGGTTATTTCAGATGGGCGACTGCTTCGCGGCCATCTAGGGAGGGCTGGTCATCTGGGACACATCACCGTCAACTTTATCGGGCCGGGCGACATTGTGGGGACGCCGGGCAGCCTGGAGGACGCTGTGGGGAATGCCACGGTCGCCCTGCGCACGCAAGGCGGCTACCAGAACACCCGCGAGCTGCTGGAAGCGGTGCAAAGGGGAGATGGCATGGCCAGGGCAGTTTGGGAAAAGTCCATGCACGCGCTGGCAGCTGGGATGGTCTCACTCATCAATGCCTTTGACCCGCGGGATATCATATTGGGTGGCGGGATCGCTGCGGGGGCTTGGGAGCTGGTGATGGCGGGTGTCCGGCCGCATCTAAACGCCTCGGAGTGGTGTCCGACCGGGGAGCGTGTCAGGATCGTCCAGGCAAAGCTGGGAGAGTGGGCGGGAGCTTACGGTGCGGCGAAGACTGCCAGGCTGGGGGGCGTTGCGCGTTCCGACCCATGA
- the fbaA gene encoding class II fructose-bisphosphate aldolase — protein sequence MPIATPAQYRAMLAAAQEGGYAYPAINVTSITTINGALKAFADAKSDGIIQVSTGGGEFASGTSVKDMALGAIVLAEAAHRLAERYNVLVALHTDHCQPKKVDTFLKPLIAATAARRAAGNGNLFNSHMLDASELPLEENLQLSKTLLAECVANEIILEVEAGVVGGEEDGVDHGDQPNEKLYTTPEDMVQVYEALNGIGQFMFAATFGNVHGAYKPGAVKLKPTILRDGQAAVTAKYGAQAEMDLVFHGGSGTPLEEIRETLDYGVIKMNIDTDTQYAFTRPIAEHMFKNYDGVLKIDGEMGDKKLYDPRGYLKKAEISLAKRLQQACDDLRSTGRTIYGTV from the coding sequence ATGCCTATTGCTACACCTGCACAATATCGCGCCATGCTGGCTGCCGCCCAGGAAGGCGGTTATGCCTATCCCGCCATCAACGTGACCTCCATCACGACCATCAATGGCGCGCTCAAGGCATTTGCAGACGCCAAGTCCGACGGCATCATCCAGGTCAGCACCGGTGGTGGCGAGTTTGCCTCCGGCACATCCGTCAAAGACATGGCCCTGGGGGCTATCGTGCTCGCAGAAGCCGCCCATCGACTGGCCGAGCGCTACAATGTGCTCGTGGCCCTCCACACGGACCACTGCCAGCCCAAGAAGGTGGATACATTCCTCAAACCCCTCATCGCCGCCACCGCCGCCCGTCGTGCCGCAGGCAATGGCAACCTCTTCAACTCCCACATGCTGGACGCCTCCGAGCTGCCGCTTGAAGAGAACCTGCAACTTTCCAAGACCCTCCTTGCGGAGTGCGTGGCCAACGAAATCATCCTCGAAGTCGAAGCCGGCGTCGTTGGTGGTGAGGAAGATGGCGTGGACCACGGTGATCAGCCCAATGAGAAACTTTACACCACTCCGGAAGACATGGTGCAGGTGTACGAAGCCCTTAACGGCATTGGCCAGTTCATGTTTGCCGCCACATTTGGCAACGTTCATGGTGCCTACAAGCCTGGTGCCGTGAAGCTCAAACCCACCATCCTCCGTGATGGCCAGGCCGCTGTAACGGCCAAGTACGGTGCCCAAGCAGAGATGGACCTCGTCTTCCACGGTGGTTCAGGCACTCCGCTGGAAGAAATCCGTGAGACGCTCGACTACGGCGTCATCAAGATGAACATTGACACGGATACCCAGTACGCCTTTACCCGCCCCATCGCGGAACACATGTTCAAAAACTACGACGGCGTCCTGAAGATCGACGGTGAAATGGGTGACAAGAAGCTCTACGATCCCCGTGGTTACCTGAAGAAGGCTGAGATCAGCCTCGCCAAGCGCCTCCAGCAGGCCTGCGACGACCTTCGCAGCACCGGCCGTACCATCTACGGGACGGTCTAA
- the ybeY gene encoding rRNA maturation RNase YbeY: MRIRIDRRYRRPPAATARWKTTALQAVPKCLAAARESESPLSQLNEVDFVLVSDRTIAKVHGDFLDDPTPTDVITFHHGEILISLDTAQKQAADHNESYDREVARYMVHGLLHLAGWSDYEPAERTEMHRIQEEILDACWP, encoded by the coding sequence ATGCGCATTCGCATTGACCGCCGCTACCGACGCCCTCCCGCCGCGACAGCCCGCTGGAAAACCACAGCTCTCCAGGCGGTTCCGAAGTGCCTGGCTGCGGCCCGCGAATCCGAGTCACCCCTTTCGCAGCTTAACGAGGTGGATTTCGTCCTCGTTTCAGACCGGACCATTGCCAAGGTCCACGGTGATTTCCTTGATGATCCGACCCCCACGGACGTGATCACCTTTCATCACGGCGAGATTCTCATCAGCCTGGACACCGCGCAAAAGCAAGCCGCTGATCACAACGAGAGCTACGACCGCGAGGTGGCCCGTTATATGGTACACGGCCTGTTGCATCTGGCTGGCTGGAGCGACTATGAGCCTGCGGAGAGGACCGAGATGCACCGCATCCAGGAGGAAATCCTGGATGCATGCTGGCCGTGA
- a CDS encoding HD family phosphohydrolase: protein MVGLGLFVSAFIGITVLMKILGANLPGATGASFIFTAAVFLPAAVHWYLSLPADVRPNGHVLLVFCAVVLHLAAVGVVLSYGHHRGWPPSYTLLLVPHALGPVILCMLAGRRISLFGAVYATLLGSCLVPPDTILPYIATGLSVGFVGVYVTQRIRRRSRLLTSGLYIGAAASIFMVLFSQTSVALNSDHQALLFLSPLLSGILTAMLAGALLPALESLFQMTTTISWLELGDLNHPLMKRLSIEAPGTYHHSLVVANLAEAAAESIAANASMCRVCAYFHDIGKLTKPEYFIENMDPDDNPHDDLTARMSALVLIAHVKDGVDIAIKHGLNSRIIDVIEQHHGNSLVYFFYRRALDQKKEILRLVEEDKAREDDVPEVTEDGFRYPGPRPQFKEAAIISLADAVESASRTLAKPSLTRVEQLVEEIVRNRILDHQLDECDLTLAELGDIKASFVKTLMSMLHSRIHYPKAPREETPSEVARKHAKEARESKDSEGSSGSTKPQPTKVNHAA from the coding sequence ATGGTTGGACTCGGACTGTTTGTCTCCGCCTTCATCGGCATCACGGTGCTGATGAAGATTCTTGGGGCAAACCTCCCTGGTGCTACGGGTGCCAGCTTCATTTTCACCGCTGCGGTCTTCCTACCCGCAGCGGTGCACTGGTACCTCAGTCTGCCTGCCGATGTCCGCCCTAATGGCCACGTGCTGCTGGTCTTCTGCGCAGTCGTGCTTCATCTGGCCGCCGTGGGAGTGGTGCTGAGTTACGGCCATCATCGTGGTTGGCCCCCTTCGTACACGCTCCTGCTGGTGCCTCATGCCTTGGGCCCGGTCATCCTTTGCATGCTGGCGGGTCGGCGTATCTCCCTTTTTGGTGCCGTTTATGCGACGCTTCTCGGCTCCTGCCTCGTGCCGCCTGACACCATTCTCCCGTATATTGCGACCGGCCTCAGCGTCGGATTTGTCGGCGTTTATGTCACCCAGCGCATCCGCCGCCGGAGCCGCCTGCTCACCAGCGGTTTGTACATTGGTGCTGCGGCCTCGATTTTCATGGTTCTTTTCAGCCAGACCAGCGTGGCGTTGAACAGCGACCACCAGGCTCTGCTCTTCCTGTCCCCCCTTCTTTCTGGCATTCTTACCGCCATGCTGGCCGGCGCTCTTTTGCCTGCGCTTGAGTCTTTGTTCCAGATGACCACGACGATCTCCTGGCTGGAACTGGGAGACCTGAACCATCCGCTCATGAAGCGCCTCAGCATTGAGGCTCCGGGAACTTATCACCACTCTTTGGTGGTAGCCAACTTGGCTGAGGCAGCGGCAGAATCGATCGCGGCGAATGCCAGCATGTGCCGCGTCTGTGCTTATTTTCACGACATCGGCAAGCTCACCAAGCCGGAGTATTTCATCGAGAATATGGATCCCGATGACAATCCGCATGATGACCTGACCGCGCGCATGAGTGCGCTGGTCCTCATCGCCCATGTAAAGGACGGCGTGGACATTGCCATCAAACACGGCCTCAATTCCCGCATCATCGACGTCATTGAGCAGCATCACGGTAACTCACTCGTCTATTTCTTCTATCGCCGTGCTCTGGATCAGAAGAAGGAAATCCTGCGACTGGTGGAGGAGGACAAGGCTCGCGAAGACGATGTGCCGGAAGTGACGGAAGATGGTTTCCGCTATCCCGGCCCGCGCCCACAGTTCAAGGAGGCTGCCATCATTTCCCTGGCGGATGCGGTGGAGAGTGCCAGCCGAACCTTGGCCAAACCTTCACTTACCCGCGTAGAGCAGCTTGTGGAAGAGATCGTGCGCAACCGCATTCTCGACCATCAACTTGACGAGTGCGATCTCACTCTGGCAGAACTTGGCGACATCAAGGCCAGCTTCGTAAAGACTCTCATGAGCATGCTTCACAGCCGTATTCACTATCCCAAGGCGCCTCGTGAGGAAACGCCCTCTGAAGTGGCACGCAAACACGCGAAAGAGGCCAGGGAGTCCAAAGATTCTGAAGGATCCAGCGGCAGCACGAAACCCCAGCCCACCAAGGTCAATCACGCGGCCTGA
- a CDS encoding PhoH family protein, with protein MSSVTLTYETPQFLHSVIGNDISSLRKLAEAFDIQVTSRDGWIKLDGPEDRITAAQEVLAELEKVRRGGAEVSLGMLQMVISNTRQPWTEAPAEKILQLKLLGSSRKPPVLAKTRGQIDYLKAMRENEVVFGIGPAGTGKTYLAMAQALQSLRDKTVQRLVLTRPAVEAGEALGFLPGDLNEKVFPYLRPLYDALYEMLETDEAEKMIERGIVEIAPLAYMRGRTLKNSFVILDEAQNTTTEQMLMFLTRLGEGSRCVVTGDPSQVDLKRGVRSGLAEAMHILSGVEGLSFIRFEPTDVVRLPIVQRIIEAYRIHRGTGE; from the coding sequence ATGTCATCTGTCACTCTTACTTACGAAACCCCGCAGTTTCTCCACTCAGTCATAGGAAACGACATCAGCAGCCTTCGAAAACTGGCTGAGGCCTTCGACATCCAGGTCACCTCCCGCGATGGCTGGATCAAGCTCGACGGCCCGGAAGACCGCATCACCGCCGCTCAGGAAGTCCTGGCAGAACTCGAGAAAGTTCGCCGTGGCGGGGCCGAGGTCAGCCTTGGCATGCTCCAGATGGTCATCAGCAACACCCGCCAACCCTGGACGGAAGCCCCAGCGGAAAAGATCTTGCAGCTCAAGCTGCTGGGATCCTCCAGAAAACCTCCGGTTCTGGCCAAGACCCGTGGTCAGATTGACTACCTCAAGGCCATGCGGGAAAACGAAGTGGTTTTCGGCATTGGACCCGCTGGAACGGGCAAAACCTACCTCGCCATGGCGCAGGCACTCCAGTCCCTGCGAGATAAAACTGTGCAGAGGCTGGTGCTAACCCGCCCTGCTGTGGAGGCCGGCGAGGCTCTGGGCTTCCTGCCGGGCGACCTGAATGAGAAAGTCTTCCCCTACCTTCGCCCCCTTTATGACGCTCTTTACGAGATGCTGGAGACGGATGAGGCAGAGAAGATGATCGAAAGAGGCATCGTAGAGATCGCCCCCCTCGCCTACATGCGTGGTCGCACCTTGAAAAACTCGTTTGTCATTCTGGATGAGGCTCAAAACACCACCACCGAGCAGATGCTCATGTTCCTGACCCGTCTGGGGGAAGGATCTCGTTGCGTCGTCACCGGGGATCCATCCCAGGTGGATCTGAAGCGCGGGGTTCGCTCAGGCCTGGCGGAAGCCATGCACATTCTTTCGGGAGTCGAGGGCCTGTCGTTTATCCGATTCGAACCTACAGATGTGGTACGTCTGCCGATCGTTCAAAGGATCATCGAAGCCTATCGCATCCATCGGGGAACTGGGGAATAG
- a CDS encoding nitrilase-related carbon-nitrogen hydrolase, with product MNVQILQTSPIWEDKLASQAGVIAMLERCPPVPGSLLVLPEMFSTGFSMNVAVTAQTEAREDEAFLSGVAMKHHCAVMGGVVSPLVEGKAQNESVTFGPDGELLARYAKQQLFCLGGEADCHTPGEAVIAFPLQGFMVAPFVCYDLRFPELFRDAAMVGANLLVVIASWPVKRYHHWLTLLQARAIENQAYMVGVNRAGSDPHLHYNGRSVVVSPHGHIITDAGESAGSVSARLDLADLQEWREVFPALRDSRW from the coding sequence ATGAATGTACAGATCTTGCAGACGAGCCCCATATGGGAGGACAAGCTGGCGAGCCAGGCGGGAGTCATCGCGATGCTGGAACGCTGCCCTCCGGTCCCTGGGAGCCTTTTGGTGCTGCCGGAGATGTTTTCCACGGGTTTCAGCATGAACGTGGCGGTGACGGCCCAGACTGAGGCCCGGGAGGATGAGGCCTTTCTTTCCGGAGTGGCCATGAAACACCATTGTGCCGTGATGGGTGGGGTCGTTTCTCCCCTTGTGGAGGGCAAAGCGCAGAACGAATCCGTGACCTTCGGCCCGGATGGGGAGCTTTTGGCCCGCTACGCAAAACAACAGCTCTTTTGTCTCGGCGGCGAGGCTGACTGCCACACACCGGGTGAGGCGGTGATCGCCTTCCCCTTGCAAGGATTTATGGTAGCGCCCTTTGTCTGCTACGACCTCCGGTTCCCGGAGTTGTTCCGTGATGCAGCCATGGTGGGGGCGAATCTGCTGGTGGTGATCGCCAGTTGGCCGGTGAAAAGGTACCATCATTGGCTGACGCTTCTCCAGGCCCGCGCGATTGAGAACCAGGCCTATATGGTGGGAGTCAATCGGGCGGGGAGTGATCCTCACCTGCACTACAATGGCCGAAGCGTAGTGGTAAGCCCTCACGGGCACATCATTACTGATGCGGGAGAATCCGCCGGATCGGTTTCGGCCCGGTTGGACCTTGCTGATCTGCAGGAGTGGCGGGAAGTCTTTCCGGCTCTG